Proteins from one Panicum virgatum strain AP13 chromosome 7K, P.virgatum_v5, whole genome shotgun sequence genomic window:
- the LOC120642565 gene encoding uncharacterized protein LOC120642565, producing MGLSPSKRVDAALRRAPAFAAACDDAFDRCLADAQGAFRGVRRYQLADAAARLHASLRASVPLVRRWVPAPPPRARVDAALRAAGLEGEAELSRAQLGEFAAELFREAVLAGAAGAALVRAPAAAAGIVGVGVAARAAPAVVGRVVAVYAAGVAAALYLSLG from the coding sequence ATGGGCCTGAGCCCCTCCAAGCGCGTGGACGCGGCGCTGCGGCGCGCGCCGgcgttcgccgccgcctgcgacgACGCCTTCGACCGGTGCCTCGCGGACGCGCAGGGCGCGTTCCGGGGCGTCCGCCGCTACCAgctcgccgacgccgcggcgcgccTCCACGCGTCGCTCCGCGCGTCCGTGCCGCTGGTCCGGCGCTgggtgcccgcgccgccgccccgcgcccgcgTCGACGCCGCGCTCCGCGCCGCGGGGCTcgagggcgaggcggagctcTCCCGGGCCCAGCTCGGGGAGTTCGCCGCGGAGCTGTTCAGGGAGGCCGtgctggccggcgcggcgggggcggcgctcgtgcgcgcccccgccgccgccgccgggatcgTCGGGGTGGGcgtggcggcgcgcgccgcgcccgcggtgGTCGGGAGGGTCGTCGCCGtctacgccgccggcgtcgccgccgcgctttACCTCAGCCTGGGCTAG